A single uncultured Methanolobus sp. DNA region contains:
- the sepS gene encoding O-phosphoserine--tRNA ligase — translation MKFNPDDIKKAASEDFDAAWNKGAEYISESKLNDQYPHMTIKYGKPHPVYDTISKLRDAYLRMGFEEMMNPLIVDEREVHKQFSHEALAVLDRCFYLAGLPRPNVGISDERIAEIKKILGGVDDEAIETIRKVLHAYKKGDVEGDDLVPEIAASINISDSLVVEMIDQVFPEFKELIPQATKKTLRSHMTSGWFISLSSIIERANPPFNFFSIDRCFRREQDEDAARLMTYYSASCVIMDENVTIDHGKAVAQGLLSQFGFEKFMFRPDDKRSKYYVPDTQIEVFAYHPNLVGSKTKYSDGWIEIATFGIYSPIALSQYNIPYPVMNLGLGVERLAMILHDATDIRSLTYPQITQYSEWKMTDNELAKNVKVASVPETAEGQEIVKAIVAVCKEHGSTPSPCEFPAWEGTINGKTVKVAVVEPEEETKLCGPAVFNEIVAYENDILGVPDNKKWKNVLENHSARTGVTFLDAFACQAAKDIENAIANGESEVETRVRIVKVPSEINIRLEPLAQRFITSNKKKIDIRGPVFTTVRATIE, via the coding sequence ATGAAATTCAACCCTGATGATATTAAAAAAGCAGCAAGCGAGGATTTTGATGCTGCATGGAATAAGGGTGCAGAGTACATCAGCGAGTCAAAGCTGAATGATCAGTACCCGCACATGACCATCAAATACGGCAAGCCACACCCAGTCTATGATACGATCTCAAAACTTCGTGATGCTTACCTTAGGATGGGATTTGAAGAAATGATGAACCCACTAATTGTTGATGAGAGAGAGGTTCACAAACAGTTCAGCCATGAGGCACTGGCTGTCCTTGACAGGTGTTTCTACCTTGCAGGACTTCCACGTCCGAATGTAGGCATCTCAGACGAGCGTATTGCTGAGATCAAGAAGATACTCGGAGGAGTTGATGACGAAGCTATTGAGACCATCAGAAAGGTTCTTCACGCATACAAGAAGGGAGATGTTGAGGGAGATGACCTCGTACCTGAGATCGCAGCCAGCATCAATATCTCAGACTCACTTGTAGTTGAGATGATCGATCAGGTCTTCCCGGAATTCAAAGAACTTATTCCACAGGCAACCAAGAAGACTCTCAGAAGTCACATGACTTCAGGATGGTTTATCAGCCTTTCATCTATAATCGAGCGTGCAAACCCGCCTTTTAACTTCTTCTCAATTGACCGCTGTTTCAGGAGAGAGCAGGATGAAGATGCGGCACGTCTTATGACCTACTACTCTGCATCCTGTGTTATAATGGATGAGAACGTGACCATAGACCACGGAAAAGCAGTGGCACAGGGATTACTTTCACAGTTCGGTTTTGAAAAGTTCATGTTCAGGCCGGATGACAAGCGCAGCAAATACTACGTACCTGACACTCAGATAGAGGTATTTGCTTACCATCCAAATCTAGTGGGTTCTAAGACGAAATATTCAGACGGATGGATAGAGATAGCAACCTTTGGTATTTACTCTCCTATCGCCCTCTCACAGTACAATATACCATATCCTGTGATGAACCTCGGACTTGGCGTGGAAAGGCTTGCTATGATACTCCACGATGCAACTGACATCCGTTCACTCACATACCCGCAGATTACACAGTATTCTGAGTGGAAGATGACCGACAACGAGCTTGCAAAGAACGTCAAAGTTGCAAGTGTACCTGAAACCGCAGAAGGTCAGGAGATCGTAAAGGCTATTGTGGCTGTCTGTAAGGAACATGGTTCAACTCCAAGTCCATGTGAGTTCCCTGCATGGGAAGGAACGATCAACGGAAAGACAGTGAAGGTCGCTGTTGTCGAGCCGGAAGAGGAAACAAAGCTCTGTGGTCCTGCAGTGTTTAATGAGATCGTTGCTTATGAGAACGACATCCTCGGAGTACCTGACAACAAGAAATGGAAGAATGTACTTGAGAACCACTCTGCAAGAACCGGCGTTACATTCCTTGATGCATTTGCCTGCCAGGCTGCAAAGGACATTGAGAATGCAATTGCAAACGGTGAGAGCGAAGTTGAGACAAGGGTCAGGATCGTGAAGGTTCCTTCTGAGATAAACATCCGCCTTGAACCACTTGCACAGCGCTTCATCACAAGCAACAAGAAGAAGATCGACATCCGTGGACCTGTGTTCACTACTGTGAGGGCAACTATTGAATAA
- a CDS encoding haloacid dehalogenase translates to MIYNISCSIKDSFEEKDKARESSLAISRDVVRNCRTAMYSIHNRDFDKAKKLISEAMKMTEKMNTLLADHPDIYYSGFLEHAQQEFVECLVIYNILSGEDKEVPGPQELNVSDVAYLNGLGDVGGELRRHILDLIRKDMPEEGEKYLSLMEEIYNCLMMFDYPDAMTKGLRHKTDVTRSIIEKTRGDLTNAMRQQKLEKAMKELENRIN, encoded by the coding sequence ATGATCTACAATATATCCTGCAGTATTAAAGACAGCTTTGAGGAAAAAGACAAAGCAAGAGAGAGCAGTCTGGCAATTTCCAGAGACGTTGTGCGCAACTGCAGGACAGCGATGTACAGCATACATAACAGGGATTTTGATAAGGCTAAGAAGCTGATATCCGAAGCCATGAAAATGACAGAGAAAATGAACACATTGCTTGCGGATCATCCTGATATATACTATTCCGGCTTTCTGGAACACGCGCAGCAGGAATTTGTTGAGTGTCTTGTGATATACAACATACTCAGCGGTGAAGACAAAGAAGTGCCCGGACCTCAGGAACTCAATGTCAGCGATGTGGCATATCTGAACGGACTGGGTGATGTTGGAGGGGAACTCAGACGACACATCCTTGACCTGATAAGAAAGGACATGCCTGAAGAAGGAGAAAAATATCTGAGTCTTATGGAAGAGATATACAACTGTCTCATGATGTTCGATTATCCGGATGCTATGACCAAAGGACTGCGGCACAAGACCGATGTTACAAGATCGATCATAGAGAAGACCAGAGGCGACCTTACAAATGCCATGAGGCAGCAAAAGCTGGAAAAGGCAATGAAGGAATTAGAGAATAGAATAAATTAG
- a CDS encoding UPF0147 family protein — translation MSSFDQVIEECKQKLEYIANDNSVPRNIRRSANDILETLSKKDEPLFLRTSSSISILEDISNDPNIPVHTRTLIWDVASQLETIPVDE, via the coding sequence ATGTCAAGTTTTGATCAAGTCATTGAAGAATGCAAACAAAAATTAGAATATATCGCAAACGATAATTCAGTACCAAGGAACATTAGGCGTTCTGCAAATGATATTCTGGAAACATTAAGTAAGAAAGATGAACCACTCTTTTTGAGAACATCATCAAGCATATCCATTCTTGAGGATATCAGCAACGACCCTAACATCCCTGTTCACACAAGAACACTCATATGGGATGTCGCAAGCCAGCTCGAGACCATTCCGGTCGATGAGTAG
- a CDS encoding Sjogren's syndrome/scleroderma autoantigen 1 family protein, with amino-acid sequence MSNTDDENVQKISRMLEIGATMLAQHCDNCGAPLFRYQGRVLCPVCDDVRDPRGSMQPRSAPAVPTKPKTEVSPVETKESQVAAVPKTTPSIPPHEEASLDRSPSIPASIPELETLLVRKMVSLANAMQDETDVRRISDHLDMIERCMDIMNKMK; translated from the coding sequence ATGTCAAACACTGATGATGAAAATGTACAAAAAATATCCCGAATGCTTGAGATTGGTGCAACAATGCTTGCACAACATTGCGACAACTGTGGTGCCCCACTCTTCCGCTATCAGGGGAGGGTACTATGCCCAGTTTGTGATGATGTCCGGGACCCTCGGGGAAGCATGCAGCCACGATCTGCTCCGGCAGTTCCCACAAAACCAAAAACAGAAGTTTCTCCAGTAGAAACAAAGGAATCTCAAGTTGCGGCAGTCCCCAAAACCACACCTTCAATACCTCCACATGAAGAAGCATCTTTGGATAGGTCTCCTTCAATTCCGGCATCAATTCCCGAACTGGAAACTCTGCTTGTCAGAAAAATGGTGTCACTTGCAAACGCAATGCAGGATGAGACAGATGTGAGGCGAATATCCGATCATCTGGATATGATAGAGCGCTGCATGGATATCATGAATAAAATGAAGTGA
- a CDS encoding DEAD/DEAH box helicase — protein sequence MPEYIKHPLIKADTVEQRLYQLDLAGKALDVSTLVVLPTGLGKTVVCLLVMASRLEKLGGKVMVLSPTKPLVEQHASFFRNVMNIPEEEVLTFTGSVTPEKRSELWKTGKVIISTPQVIENDILTKRISLEDVTHITFDEAHRSVGNYAYTYIAEKYFETAKSPLCLGITASPGSSDEKIAEVCESLHIESVAVKTESDSDVKPYIHKKEIEWKRINLPDEMKEIKDLLNKVLEDRYKKLTELGYPIYNQRFVSKKDLLGLQAKLQGELRGGMPDTSVYSAISLLAEILKVSHAVEITETQGLEALRMYMERLDNEAGSKSGSKASKRLAEDLYIRQVVHRLRDCDLEHPKLEYVKDIVLNELENKPHSRVIVFANYRDTAEMLTKALAEVEGIRPVRFVGQASKYKDKGLTQKQQVEIIEQFKAGDYNVLVATSVAEEGLDIPSTDLVLFYEPIPSEIRSIQRKGRTGRKHEGRVVVLVTKGTRDEGYYWSSLSKERKMQNNMRELQSAMPARKNSSIEEEFMLDSNGNDQKTLLEYDDNENSKPENKDNIKIVVDQREIRSSVARSLDRSGVEIVVKTLEVGDYILSDRIAAERKDTQDFVGSLIEQKLFEQIANLSRAYEKPILIIEGESLFNCRGISPNAIHGTLSSISLDFGVSIFYTRDPEDTAALLQQIAKREQVDEKREVNMHGKKAAAMLPQQQEYVVSSISEIGPKAARNLLKHFGSVENVMKASYEELLEVNNVGPKTAAKIREIIGSEYKR from the coding sequence ATGCCGGAATATATCAAGCATCCTTTGATAAAAGCAGATACTGTGGAGCAGAGGCTATATCAGCTTGACCTGGCAGGCAAGGCTCTTGATGTTTCCACGCTTGTAGTATTACCAACAGGGTTAGGAAAAACTGTCGTGTGTCTTCTTGTAATGGCATCACGCCTTGAAAAATTAGGCGGAAAAGTTATGGTGCTCTCGCCTACAAAACCTCTTGTGGAGCAGCATGCATCCTTTTTCAGAAACGTCATGAATATTCCGGAGGAAGAAGTCCTCACTTTCACAGGCAGTGTTACTCCTGAGAAAAGGTCAGAACTCTGGAAAACAGGCAAAGTTATCATTTCCACTCCGCAGGTCATTGAGAATGACATACTGACCAAAAGGATAAGCCTTGAAGATGTCACACACATCACATTTGATGAGGCGCACCGTTCAGTTGGAAATTATGCTTATACTTATATTGCAGAGAAGTATTTTGAAACCGCAAAAAGTCCTCTTTGTCTTGGCATAACTGCAAGTCCCGGAAGTTCGGACGAGAAGATAGCAGAGGTCTGTGAATCACTTCACATCGAGTCGGTTGCGGTTAAAACTGAATCAGACAGCGATGTCAAACCTTACATTCATAAAAAAGAGATCGAATGGAAGCGCATCAACCTTCCTGACGAGATGAAAGAGATAAAAGACCTGCTAAATAAGGTTCTTGAAGATAGGTACAAGAAGCTCACTGAGCTTGGTTATCCCATATACAACCAGAGATTTGTTTCTAAAAAAGACCTGCTTGGATTGCAGGCAAAGCTTCAGGGAGAACTCAGAGGAGGGATGCCTGATACTTCGGTTTACAGTGCTATTTCCTTGCTTGCAGAGATACTGAAAGTAAGCCACGCCGTAGAAATTACGGAAACACAGGGACTTGAAGCACTCCGTATGTACATGGAGAGACTTGACAATGAAGCTGGTTCTAAAAGCGGAAGCAAGGCATCAAAGCGACTTGCAGAAGACCTCTACATTAGACAGGTCGTGCACCGCTTGAGAGACTGCGACCTTGAGCATCCTAAGCTGGAATATGTGAAAGATATAGTTCTCAATGAACTTGAGAATAAACCACACTCCAGAGTTATTGTTTTTGCAAATTATCGTGATACTGCTGAGATGCTTACAAAAGCGCTCGCTGAAGTCGAAGGCATAAGACCTGTGAGATTTGTGGGACAGGCATCAAAATACAAGGATAAAGGACTGACACAGAAGCAACAGGTTGAGATCATCGAGCAGTTCAAAGCTGGGGATTATAACGTGCTTGTGGCAACCTCTGTTGCAGAAGAAGGCCTTGATATTCCATCCACAGACCTTGTGCTGTTTTACGAACCTATACCCTCTGAAATTAGAAGTATCCAGAGAAAAGGGCGAACCGGAAGAAAGCATGAAGGTCGTGTTGTTGTGCTTGTTACCAAAGGCACCAGGGATGAAGGATACTACTGGAGCAGCCTTTCAAAGGAAAGGAAAATGCAGAACAACATGAGAGAGCTTCAGTCAGCTATGCCGGCAAGAAAGAACAGCTCAATTGAAGAAGAGTTCATGCTGGATAGCAACGGGAATGACCAGAAAACGTTGTTGGAATATGATGACAACGAGAATTCAAAACCTGAAAACAAGGATAATATCAAAATTGTTGTAGACCAGCGTGAGATTCGAAGTTCTGTTGCCCGTTCACTTGACAGAAGTGGTGTTGAGATAGTAGTAAAGACGCTGGAAGTTGGAGATTACATCCTGAGTGACCGCATTGCTGCGGAAAGGAAAGATACTCAGGACTTTGTGGGTTCGCTTATTGAGCAAAAACTGTTCGAGCAGATAGCTAATCTCTCAAGAGCTTACGAAAAACCAATACTCATCATCGAGGGTGAAAGCCTCTTCAATTGCAGAGGAATTAGTCCGAATGCAATACATGGAACCCTGTCATCAATATCACTGGATTTTGGAGTTTCGATATTCTATACGCGCGACCCGGAAGATACTGCTGCCCTCTTGCAGCAGATAGCAAAGAGAGAGCAGGTTGATGAGAAACGCGAAGTGAATATGCACGGGAAGAAGGCAGCAGCCATGTTGCCGCAGCAGCAAGAGTATGTTGTATCTTCAATATCTGAAATTGGTCCGAAAGCAGCCAGAAATCTGCTGAAACATTTTGGTTCCGTGGAAAATGTGATGAAAGCAAGTTATGAAGAACTGCTTGAGGTCAACAATGTCGGACCTAAGACAGCAGCCAAGATCAGAGAGATAATTGGCAGTGAGTATAAGCGCTGA
- the glyS gene encoding glycine--tRNA ligase — MDKYEQVIELAKRRGFLWNSFELYGGTAGFYDYGPLGSTLKRRIEQIWRETYVVQEGFMEIEAPTIGIEEVFVASGHVGGFSDPLCECKSCGEAFRADHLVDKMVDCADALSVKDLDKVIAENNVRCPECEGELGEAYEFNLMFKTNIGPGAGRQGYMRPETAQGMFVDFLRLARFYREKLPFGATQIGKSYRNEISPRQGVIRLREFTQAEAEIFIDPNDKKHANFGRFADTVVNLYSEEAQHKGVIEKMTLGEAVEKGIIAHEFLAYQIGLTNHFLQRIGIAADKLRFRQHQKDEMAHYAIDCWDAEIQTERFDWVEVVGIADRTDYDLKAHAAVSKTELSIYREYSEPKMVTQFVVKPNMGKLGPLFKGKAKAVADALKALGQAELEQENITVTVDGEEVTVSGDIVEFAEETVKISGENVIPHVIEPSYGIDRIFYSTMEHAFEEEMVSGKEEAEDEDAEARIVLRFKKEVAPVQVAILPLLTREELINPARQIEAQLKQKGLLVSYDDSGTIGRRYRRNDEIGTPYSITIDYDTLEDNTVTIRDRDSMKQVRALIDGIADLVYEMIYMGKDFESAGKAL; from the coding sequence ATGGATAAATACGAGCAGGTAATAGAACTGGCAAAACGTCGCGGATTTTTGTGGAACTCTTTTGAGCTTTACGGAGGTACCGCCGGATTTTACGATTACGGACCACTTGGAAGCACACTGAAACGCAGGATCGAGCAGATCTGGAGAGAAACCTATGTCGTACAGGAAGGTTTCATGGAGATCGAAGCTCCTACTATCGGAATCGAAGAAGTATTTGTGGCATCCGGCCACGTTGGCGGATTCTCAGACCCGCTCTGTGAATGTAAGAGCTGTGGAGAAGCTTTCAGGGCAGACCACCTTGTGGACAAGATGGTTGACTGTGCTGACGCACTTAGCGTCAAAGACCTTGACAAAGTAATAGCAGAGAACAATGTCAGGTGTCCGGAATGTGAAGGAGAGCTCGGGGAAGCTTATGAGTTTAACCTGATGTTCAAAACAAACATCGGCCCGGGTGCAGGAAGACAGGGATACATGCGTCCTGAAACCGCACAGGGAATGTTCGTTGACTTCTTAAGACTTGCAAGATTCTACCGTGAAAAACTCCCGTTCGGTGCCACTCAGATAGGTAAATCCTACCGTAACGAGATATCACCAAGACAGGGAGTTATCAGGCTCAGGGAATTCACACAGGCAGAAGCCGAGATATTCATTGACCCTAACGACAAGAAACACGCAAACTTCGGCAGGTTTGCTGACACAGTTGTCAACCTTTACTCAGAAGAAGCACAGCATAAAGGCGTTATTGAGAAAATGACCCTCGGTGAAGCAGTTGAGAAAGGTATAATTGCCCACGAGTTCCTTGCTTACCAGATAGGACTTACAAATCACTTCCTCCAGCGCATTGGAATTGCAGCAGACAAGCTTAGATTCAGGCAGCACCAGAAAGATGAGATGGCACACTATGCAATCGACTGCTGGGATGCTGAGATCCAGACTGAAAGGTTTGACTGGGTCGAAGTTGTAGGAATTGCAGACAGGACAGACTATGACCTGAAGGCACATGCAGCTGTGAGCAAGACCGAACTCTCAATTTACAGGGAATACAGCGAACCTAAGATGGTTACCCAATTCGTCGTCAAGCCAAACATGGGCAAACTCGGTCCACTCTTCAAGGGAAAAGCAAAAGCTGTTGCTGATGCACTCAAGGCACTTGGTCAGGCAGAACTGGAACAGGAGAATATCACAGTAACAGTTGACGGAGAAGAAGTTACCGTATCTGGAGACATTGTAGAGTTTGCAGAGGAAACGGTGAAGATAAGCGGAGAAAATGTCATCCCTCATGTTATCGAGCCATCCTATGGTATTGACAGAATATTCTACTCAACCATGGAACACGCATTTGAAGAGGAAATGGTCAGCGGCAAGGAAGAAGCTGAGGACGAAGACGCTGAAGCAAGGATTGTCCTGAGATTCAAGAAGGAAGTTGCTCCGGTACAGGTTGCAATTCTTCCGCTGCTTACAAGGGAAGAACTCATCAACCCTGCAAGACAGATAGAAGCTCAGTTGAAGCAGAAAGGTCTGCTTGTTTCCTACGATGATTCCGGAACAATCGGAAGACGCTACAGAAGGAACGATGAGATTGGAACCCCATACTCCATCACAATCGACTATGACACACTGGAAGACAACACCGTCACCATCAGGGACAGGGACAGCATGAAGCAGGTCCGTGCACTTATTGACGGAATTGCAGACCTTGTCTATGAAATGATATACATGGGTAAGGACTTTGAGAGTGCTGGAAAGGCACTCTAA
- a CDS encoding 2-amino-3,7-dideoxy-D-threo-hept-6-ulosonate synthase — protein MSEIGKSVRMERIFDRNTKNAIIIPMDHGVGAGPIKGIIDLPSAVNKVADGGANAVLGHMGLPKHGHRGYGRDIGLIIHLSASTSLGPDPNHKVIVTSIEEAIKVGADAVSIHVNVGADDEAEMLQDMGYVARQCDEWGMPLLAMMYPRGPKVTSEHDVEYVKHAARIGAELGADIVKTNYTGDIDTFKEVVSGCPVPVVIAGGPRMDTEQQLLEMIYDSLQAGGKGVAIGRNVFQSENPTKLVSDISKIVHGGMTPEEVLKL, from the coding sequence ATGAGTGAAATAGGCAAATCTGTCAGGATGGAAAGGATTTTCGATCGTAATACCAAAAATGCAATCATCATTCCAATGGACCACGGTGTGGGCGCAGGACCTATAAAAGGAATTATTGACCTGCCTTCTGCTGTGAACAAAGTTGCAGACGGCGGCGCAAACGCAGTTCTCGGACACATGGGTCTTCCAAAACACGGCCACCGCGGATACGGAAGAGACATTGGACTTATCATACACCTCTCAGCTTCAACATCACTTGGACCTGACCCAAACCACAAGGTCATTGTCACATCAATTGAAGAAGCCATCAAAGTCGGTGCAGATGCAGTATCAATTCACGTAAACGTTGGTGCTGACGATGAAGCAGAAATGCTTCAGGACATGGGATATGTTGCCCGCCAGTGCGATGAGTGGGGAATGCCGCTTCTTGCAATGATGTACCCAAGAGGACCAAAGGTAACCTCCGAACACGATGTTGAGTATGTAAAGCACGCAGCAAGGATCGGAGCAGAACTTGGAGCAGACATCGTCAAGACAAATTACACTGGTGACATTGACACATTCAAGGAAGTTGTCAGCGGATGTCCTGTACCAGTTGTTATCGCAGGCGGCCCGAGAATGGATACCGAACAGCAGCTTCTTGAAATGATCTACGATTCACTCCAGGCAGGAGGAAAAGGAGTCGCTATCGGAAGAAATGTGTTCCAGTCTGAGAATCCTACTAAATTGGTGTCCGACATATCCAAGATAGTTCATGGCGGAATGACACCGGAAGAAGTGCTCAAATTATAA
- a CDS encoding deoxyuridine 5'-triphosphate nucleotidohydrolase, whose protein sequence is MALLSRNELRELINSETPLVENMIDTETQLQPNSVELTLKGIETYSSSGAVDFDNSERETPSTEPIEFDENDWADLEPGVYKITFNEIVNIPLDRAAIARPRSTLLRCGANIGTAVWDSGYRGRSESMLVVYNPHGFRLKRNARVMQLIFFDLHSELTEGYSGKYQHENL, encoded by the coding sequence ATGGCCCTATTATCCAGAAACGAACTAAGGGAATTGATAAACAGTGAAACACCACTTGTAGAGAATATGATCGATACTGAGACACAGTTGCAACCAAACAGTGTTGAACTAACTCTCAAGGGTATCGAGACATACAGTAGCTCCGGTGCAGTTGATTTTGACAACAGTGAAAGAGAAACACCTTCCACAGAACCAATTGAATTCGATGAGAACGACTGGGCAGACTTAGAACCCGGAGTATACAAAATAACATTCAATGAAATAGTCAATATTCCTCTTGACAGGGCTGCAATCGCAAGGCCAAGATCCACTTTACTCAGATGCGGTGCAAATATAGGAACTGCTGTGTGGGATTCAGGATACAGAGGAAGAAGTGAATCTATGCTTGTTGTCTACAACCCTCATGGATTCAGGCTGAAAAGAAATGCACGTGTAATGCAACTGATATTCTTTGACCTGCACAGCGAGCTTACCGAAGGATACAGCGGAAAGTACCAACATGAGAATCTGTGA